The stretch of DNA TGAAGCCCTACATGTTCACCTTTTGGAAATGTGTGACTCATCATTATCTCAACTTCATCACTGTCAAAACTCGAAATTTGATCATTCATTACAAAATAATCACATTACAAAATCAATCAAGATATACAAAATATGATTCTTCAACAATCTGATtcaactgatttaaaaaaaattaaatctaagcACACAATCTAAAAATTTTGCAGTCATTTTAGCTGGAAAGTTTTTAGATTTATACAAACATACTTGAGGACAGAGCGTATGATGCTCCATGTGCAGATACATAGCATTTactaactaataaaatatatatgtgaatatatTGGATATATCGGCTCCATGTGCAAATGATGCTCCAAGAAATTATTTGCCATACTAACTAGCAAATTCCAATTTGCtaagaaaatctaatttttcaagaaaaccaATTCCATATTATGTCATTTTAGTCGAAATTTTTTTCTCGAGGAAAGAGCATATGTGTGAATCAATCGACCCCATGTGCAAATGatactccaaaaaaatatttgctcATCTACTGACtactaaattctaatttttcaagaaaatccaTTTCATATTTTGTCATTTTAGCTAGGAAATTTTTCAGATTTATAATAAGTGCAATTAAAATGTATATTTAGAAATACCCACAAACAATTTTCAAGTTTCTTCCTAAATGATTGACTCATATGAGTGCAAAAATTATACATCAGTGTAAAAATCAAACCATGAAGTGGCAAAGGAGATGACGACAACCTTTATCGACAACGATGGCAACTCAAACTCGAATGTTGTAGTGGGTGAAGGTTGTGATGGGCAAATGTAAGTGGTAGCTTGGTGGGTGACGGCATTGTCCGGTGGTGGCGGCGATGGACCTAGTGTCGTGCAGTGGTCTGGGTTCTTCCCAATGTTCACGATAATTTAATGAAGTTCCAAAGAGGCATCAAGAAGAATAAAGCTTCAATTTCACATCCGTtggttttattaaatgagaCCAGATTCATTAGATGTAGTGTAGAATTTACTCATGGTAAGTTTTTATTGGGATTGTTAAAGGCCTAGGAACAGACAAACCGTCTTAAAGAGGAATTGTTATATAAAAAGAAacggactgaggttgattttatgaaaaacatgcatactttgttatgaaaagaaacctggaacaacctcagttatttgatttgtattactaatgaaatctgtataaaaaaataaaaatattttttgccaTGACTGGTGTATACATGAGCAACTTTTGACATTTTGTTCTCCGTTATATAAAAATAGTGAATATGAAATCTACAATTTTGAcatatgattataaattatctgtCTTTATTCTATACTTTGATTCTGATTTTAAACGTTGTATCTAAAAACCCTCTGGCAtatcattttgattttgtttctgttttcgaTCTTACATCTTTGATTCCGATTCTGTTATATTGCTGGtacaaatatttatgttttttagtgCACCAACTTTGGAAACAAATGATTTTTCTATGTGGTCTTTCTTGTATGCACACTTGTCAAAAATGGTGCCCCGGATTTCAATCAACTTGCGGTTAATTCAACTTGGAATAATTTCTCTACCTTTCATCCTAGCTATGATATTCATGGAAACTTTCAATGATTTCTGTACAATGCATTATAATATTCTCCTAGGCCAAggataatttaaagaaaagtatTGTTTTATAATTCCATTTTTTCCCATAATAggctatacatatatatatatatatatatatctacttatatataaagtgcgAATCGCGTCTAAACAGTGTTTTCGTCTaacatttttttcccattttgcccctgctttaatttctaactttcaGTTTTGCCCTGGActtcttcccattttgccccTCATTCTATTCTCAATTTTCCGTTTTGCCCCTCTTCCTCCCTCCCCCGTCCGTTTCTTCGTTTCCTGCAGTGCGCCACCGCACGCCAGCGTGGCCAACACCACCCCGGTCATTATCTTCCCCTCCGGCAGTCGTCCCTCCCcatccaatctcagcccctttCGTGCCGTCGTTAACCGCCACAAGGAAATCCAAGGCGCGGCCCGTCCgtttcttcttcccctccaGTGCGCCGCCACGCGCCGTCGTGGCCAACACTACCCCCAGTCATTAACTTCTCCTCCGGCTGGCGTCCCTCCCcatccaatctcagcccctgtAGTGCCGCCGTTAACTGCCACGAGGAAATCGAAAGCGCGGCCGTCCTTTTCTTGGTCCCCTCCAGTGCGTAGCCGCACACCGGCGTGGCCAACACCACCTggcccattctcttcccctccgtccggcgtccctccccttccaatctcagccACTCTCGTCCCACCGTTAACCGCCGCGAGCGAATCAAAGGGTCGGTTCTGCGAATGGCATAAACAGGGTTTTCGTCGAACAAAATGTTTCCTATTTTGCCCCTGATTTTATCACGAATATGGCTTATGTTTTGACTTCTTTCTTGCTTCTACCGGCTTTTGGTTTATGTCTTTTTACAGTAATTTTCATTGAGCTTAtcttttgtattatatttatttcatctcaactttttacaaatattttctttgcttttttatcattttctcattTACGTCAcgtttaaatataaaaatattatcatcccatcttatctcatttttataaaaaaataattttaataatattataaattttttttaatatttaaggatataaaaaattgaataaaaaaataaaaaaataaatttttttatccttatcgAAACCCATCTCGGAgggtgtagcattgctcttaaactttagatgtgaaaaatgagtaatgttacaaaTCGGTTTGAACTCTACAATTGGactatagtatttttattttttttccaaattgatACCAActcttcataaaattttaataaaaaatcaaaatgttgaaaattaaactttaatgTTGTGTagcattttatttcctttaattttgaattatataaatatcaaattgaattgttacatttttgtataaatctaattttttccttttattaatgatttttgtttaatgatttattaagaaataaacttaaattttttttttcatttctggataaattgaatagtttattaattaacctgaaattaattacactatttgaggtagatctacagtttctaatgtactatagtttgtttactttttttttaaatgtaaaggatgagactttataaaatatatgattaaattatttaatacttatcactgtagttttaaattttaaaattaacacattatatatttatgttggaaataacaaatatacaacatgcgcatccaactataactattaagaataataatagtaggttggttagtataattacaaattttcataagaaagtaaattataacttcttaataatttaaaaatataatatgtcattattactattttatttagccaagtatgaaaatgttaaataaattaatgcttttcattgttattatttcttatagtgcTTCTGttttagtaatattaaaaagagttatgaaaacttttgaagtaaattaagatgatatgGTTTACATTCTTAAATTAAGAGCTAAACTGCCTTTGAACTAACGCAAtgatttaacattatttgtagtgCTGAATAATATGGTttagaatatattaatatatattagaacatttttaattttctccttctctgaaaatttatataatgttggagagaattagatgagataaaattttataaaaaataattgaaagagagaaatagttaaataaaaaatattataaaattaaaatattattagacacttagattataattttataatattatttttgttttgaaattttaaaaaataaattatttgaaatttaaaattttgagaaagttgtaatgattattttaaaaattttgtattttagttatgtttaaaaaggagatggaatatgatatgaaaattttggaataagatctattttcaaatagacatttatttgaaaataagtaatggatgaacagtgttctcttcaatctctctctctctcttttttcctatttttcttatcaaatccggctctcttatgtttttgctcttttatCGATTAtgtgagtttggatactgaggtttttatttttataggttagatcctaattgagatgagattatttcaTCTGttagttataatattttttctaatgttttttttttttattacagatTAGCTGCTTTTGCTCTTACTTTATTGTTCGTCAATCCGGTTGTTATCAATTTCCTCTATTTGCACTGTTCTTTTGTTTGTCATCTACTTTCTGGTATGTTCTCTTCTatctcatctgaaaaatattattcaatttttttatatttatataaatgcgCATGTAGTCAAGATAAATTGTTGATATTATATGTTTGTTATATGAATATTTCCTTTCCTCATGATGTTGATTTCTTTTAAtagatttattctattttaagaTCTACTATTTCATTTGGTTCACTTAAtatgatttgtataaaattatttcgaattaattattttcttttttttgcttttactataaatgcttataatatttgttatacatatatattgtcatatatacatatttaccTACATTTTTGATATGTTTTCAAATGTGTTTTAGATTACACTCTGAAATCAACACAGAATTACTAATCTTTCTTAACTTTATGCTGACTGGTAAGACGACATTATtaaatgcaaaaatatatttaaacattattaacgctaattcttttcaattttatctaaCATCTTCTATGAATAAACTTTGAAGAGCGTGAAAAACATCTGGCAATAAGAAATTAGTATAGTGCTTAAtcagaagagaaaaaataaaagatccaccggaaaaaagagagagatatgctgagttgaaaaaaatttcaaataataaaatgcgAAGGCAAACAGAGTCTCAGCATGTTctctttttattcaaataacaataAAGCTATTTATATAAGAGAGATTGAATCATATTCTAATATCAATTATTCTGAAACTAACGTCCATAACAATACATCTACTTCAATGTTAAGCGATCATGTTTATTCATAaccatttattattaaaaaacatttccttcaagttttttctcattctattcaataaatattaaaaaaaaaaaattctttcataGGTTAATTATCTGAATGTTTTAATAATCTCTTTTCAAACTTATCGCTCTtgtaatatatactttaaaaatatatgtatatagtcgTGACTTGATTATTGTAAGTCGttgtattatagttataaatattctacAAATTATGTGTATAATGtgttgtaaatagaatttttttaaaaaaaatatagataaaattatgtctaatttataattaaaaatttgaaaaataacaaaaatatcaactgGGCACgcccttactagtatatatatatatatggtttgcTTGCATAATACTTTAATTAAAGAAGTAGCAAGATAGTTTTGtaaaatcataattataaattgatgtgtttTGATGTCAGATGTAAGATCTATTTTAGATTAGAATGAACTAATTTACAATACAGAAAAGCTTCTTGCAAGCGCCTTATGCAGTCGGCGAGCAAACGCGGCTTACGTggcattaaaaaacaaaacggttcgttttgttttttatcaacAATCACCCACATCATTTTACTCGCCTCAGTGTCCCGACTCCTCACGaaccttccttcattttcctCCCCAGTTTCCATCTCTTCTCTCGTTCGCAGAGAGAAAGAAAGTCTCAGTTTCCCTCAAATCCCTCCCGAGAATCTGTCTTTCTTCCGCACGAACCTTCCTTCCTCGACTCCGTCGGCGCGAAGCAGCAGCCTGGACTCAGCGTCCCTCCCCCTCTGGGACTCAGCGGCGGGTTAGGGTTCATCTCCCGCAGATTCCTTTCCACCACGGTCTCTCGTCGAAAGCATCTTCCGAAGATCTAAAGGAAGGTTCGTTATGGTCAGTTTCcctatctcaaaccctaacccgccCCAAATCATTCTCatccccaaaccctaaccctaaccctaacccgacccaaTCATTCTCATCcccaaacccaaaccctaacccaccGAAGATGAAGctcatcccgaaaccctaacccaccGAAGATGAAGctcatcccgaaaccctagccCTAGCCCGCCCCAATCCCgttcatcccgaaaccctaatcCTAGCCCGCCCCTTCCTGTTCATCTCGAAACCTAACCCTTCCGATAATATTGTTAGGTCAGAGGTAATATTGagattgaatttattatttgttgtcgAATCTTTGATGGGGCAGATTGTGGATTTACTCTGTGAAGTTgttctttagtttatttgaaCAAGTATGAGATTATGATATTCCTATGGTAATTGTTAGGTCAGAGGTAAAATTAGAcacttgaatttattatttgttgtcgAATTTTTGATGGGGCAGATTGTGGATTTACTCTGTGAAGTTGTTCTTtagtttattgtttttgaacAAGTATGAGATTATGATAAGAATAATGGTAATTGTTAGGTCAGAGGTAAAATTTCTAcacttgaatttattatttgttgttgAATTTTTGATGGGGCAGATTGTGGATTTACTCTGTGAAGTTGTTCTTtagtttattgtttttgaacAAGTATGAGATAATATTGAGAGGTAAGGTGATTTATTGAGAGGTAATATTGAACAAGTATgagattacttataaaaaaaaaatattgaacaaGTATGAGTTAATCAcagtttattgtttttgttcctATGGTATGGTAATTGCTAGGTCAGAAGTAATATAGggagattgaatttatttatttagttattgttcTCGAATTTCTCATGGCCTGGATTAATGTGGATTTATTGTTTGACCTAGTTTCCGAGTTTATTGTATTTGAACAAGTATGAGACTATTGTAatgaagttattttttgtttaaagtgACTATTGTAAGTATGAGACTACTCTGCTAATGGGGCAGACTAAAGTACTTGTTCATTAGACTAAGGTAACAAGTATGTAGTTACCTTTTGTTGTCCTTCTAATGCTATGGTAGTCTAAGTATAAGCAGAGCAGGCAGGCTGGGACTGTGAAGTTTAATCAGAACTGAACTTTCTCATGTAAATCCAGTGACATTGGTGGTGGCTCAATAGTACTTAGGTTATGATGCTTTCAGAAATATGTATCTTTTGATATGTGTGCCTTTCCACTGTGCTTATGGTTTATGTTAGAATGTCCTCATCAACTATGTCTTCTTCATCCTCTGGTAATCGTACTTGTCAACCATTGTGCTTTTGCGATCTTCAAGCTACATTGAGATACTCAAATACTCCCAGAAATCCAAGACGACCATTCTTTGGGTGTCCAAATTACAACACGAAGGtaacatgtttatatatgtttaataaattgattaatattaaaaacatctaacatttttttatatatgtttgcaaGGGATTACCTTATTGCAAGTTTTTCAAATGGGCAGATGGTGATCAATACATGCAGCTGgaattacaagaaagaaaaaatgaactaTTAAGGAAGGAGAAAGAGGTCAATGAGAGACTTCGCGATATTAAGAAGAGGGAGATTGAGCTCCGTAAGAGggaggatgagattgagaagagagagatggtgcAAGATGGTCGAGATGAGGAATTTTTGAAGAAGGAGTTGATGCTCTTTGAGAAAGAAGCTGGACTAACACGTTCACGCACGCTTCTCCGGTTGTCTTGGGCTGTTGTAGTTGTTGTTTGTTGTTGCTTAGTGACTTGGTAGTGGTTGTTTGTTGTTGCTTAGTTTGAAGGTGTAATTTAAGTGTTAGATGTCATTTTGGTTGTTTAGTCCAAGTGCGATATCATAAAGCTATGTAAATTCAGATTCTGATTTGCCTctgttggttaaattgttgtAAAATACTTGCTGTAAAGTACTTGCTTAAATTGGAGTAAAATAGCagttttctgttttctgtttctgTGTTATTGTTAGTCTATTTTCTGTTTCTCGTTTATACCATTAtgttcaaaacagaaacttataCCTGAACCAGACATCAAGAAACAGGAACTGTTTCGGGCTAAATTGGAGTAAAATAGCagttttctgttttctgtttctgTGTTATTGTTAGTCTATTTTCTGTTTACTTTCTTCATCAACAATTGAGTTTGTACATGGCACTGCAGTTTCCCTACAATCGGGACTATTCTCTGAACAACCTCTTCCGCTCGTTGCGGAGCTTGTAGCGATGTGAGGAGTCAGAGTTCCCATTCCATATTGAAATGGATAACCAACATTCTgcttacaaataaataaaaacaagagcAATTAAACTCTAAAAAACCCCCAACTTAcataacaaacaaaaagacGTTGAAAACCACCTGAATGTTACTGGGATATTGGCTGCCATCTGGATATGGCAGAAAAACTGGTGACCAGTAACTGTGCATGTGATTTGGAAAGTTTATATGATTCGTTTGAGGGATGTCCTAGCATAAAGATGTCATTTCCAATAAGTAGACCATTAAGTAGACCATTTCCaataagtttttgaaatattaaataacataCTGAGGTAGGGGTgtttgagctagatggtgttaGCGGATTTGAGTGTTCTTCCCCTTTTCCAATGCCCTGTACACATTGTACAATAAAAACAAGGTCAGTCTCTGGGAAGAATACTCTAAGTGAACAAACAAGTGGAATGGTCTATTTCTCACCGCAATCTTAAAAGATTACTCCACAGCAAACTATGCACATGTTTATACTTCTTTttgcaaaaaacaaaatgtgcatctcatttaatattcttgagatatttttattctattcattGATATGTATAATCTCTGCTCTTGTTGATTATTACACCCAGGGAGACGCAGATTTTCTAAAGTATCATGGAATGCAAGAATTTGATCAGGCAATGCAGCATCTAGAAGAAACTTATGGTGTAAGTTTTGTCTTTGCTTAAGTACAAAGCTGTATTCAGTTGCAGGGGTCCTGATATGTACTTAATGGCTATCTATCTATTTGTGTTTATTCTTATATTAGGTAAGCTTGTGAAATACTATTAATATCTTGTGAGAATAAGAAGCTCGAGAAGATGTCTCATGTAATGTCATCTATTTATGCAAAGTCCCAAAAAATAACCCAACATACGCTATTAACTGAAACTGCACCTTCTCCCCACTAGAAGAATAGGGTGAAGGGCGAGGTTGTGATTTAATAGCCACTGTGTGCGTGTGCGCGCTTTAGATACAAGCTAATCTTAATAACATAACGCAACAGTCCTTAAAAAGAGTCCCTAAAACACTAAtctaaaaataactaaattagATACAAGCTTAAATTGAGCAACTTTATTCAAGCTTCTATCCATCCATGTCCAAAACAAACAGAACCAGGAACAACATAGCCACTCGTCTAGGTCCTGAAATCTAATGCAAGTTCATTTATCAGAAAAGTTCATGCAGATTCACCAACATCACCAACTACGAATAACTGCATCCATAAGTTAAAGAtagcaattaattaaaattgtaatgCGGGCTCAGAAGATGCCGTGATTCATGGGAAACAAAAGTGAATGaccttcaaatttcaaatcacTACAAGTTCGAatataatgtgttttttttattttttttatttttacacagAAACATGAATTTCATTCATGTGAATCTGCTAACTTCTACGGCCTAAACACATGAACACGGAGCTGGGTTTCCAAGCACACAGAAAAAAGTTGCTTTACCATTGTATGCGTTCCAGATGATATCCACCGTGCTGGACCAGTTCACCTCACAGCTCAACTGGACCACGAAATCCCAGAGCTTTCTCGACAGTCGATTTGAAGCCGAAGACACTTATGTCCTTCCTTAACTCCTGCAAGCAAAAATGTAAGAGCAAACTCAAGAAGATGAAGCTCACCCAGGCCGAAGAAGCTCACCCAGGCCGAAGCTCACTCAGGCCGAAACTCACCCACGCCGAAGAAGGTCACCCAGGCCGAAGCTCACCCACGCCGAAGCTCACCCACGCCGAAGACAACGCAAGCTTACGATCTGAAGCAAAAGAACCAGTCGAAGATCTCTGTATCGGCTTCGAGCACCAAAGCAGCTTTCGAAAATGTCGGGCCGAAGACGAGAGAGGTCGAGCGGGAACGAAACCAGAGTTTTATTCtgttttctccctttttttatttatttattttatttatttaatgatttatttactACCGACGTGGCATTAAAAAAATGCCGTTTACTCGCCGTTTGCATTCGGCGCTTGTGTGTAGAAGAAGTGTTTACAATATGAGGTGCCACGTCAAACCATGTagatcaatttttaaatttattttaatataattttttgtagatAGGATATTTCTCTAGGGATTTGCTATACATCTGCCTAcacccggcacacacttcacatattttttttttttacactcaatgcattgagtgtgtgccggtgtaggcagatgcaaaGATTTTTCCATTTCTCTAATTAAAATATGGTCTCAACAGTGGTTATATGCTGAAACAGACACTTTCTTAGACTCATGATGAAGAGTCCTTGGCAAGGCTTCACAGGCCACCTAAGCCCTAAAATGCATGATGCAATTAATGGCAATCCCATTATAGGAATCTTTATTTCCAGACAAGACCAGTGGCGAATTATTTATTGAAAGCATTCACAAGTAGAAAGGCCAAAACTCCCTCATAAAATTAGCAGCAACAATTTAAGAAGGTATGTAGGGAGCcacaaaattaatttaattggtgCCACTACCTTTTCTAATTGATGCCAAAACcaatattattaatgtagaATTTGTATTATACATGCAAGTGAATGAATGATCATTTGGAATATATAGCAGTAGAATAACTCTATTGAAAGTTTTTACAACTCACACCATCtacgtgacataatataatttagaagataaattttaaaatttgaattaatctTAGAGAATGATTAGTCAGACCACAACAATAACAGTTGAAAAAGGACGAAACAACCACATGACGATGGCctataacttttatattattggGTAGTATTAAATacttgataaatattatagaaactaTGCATGCAGTCTATATATCCATGCAGTATGAAAGACTAATTAAGCCTtagaatttgaattaaaattttagaagatTATAAGCCAAACATGTTTTTTGAAAGGGAATAATGAGATTagtctttcttctttttttttttttttgggactaGGGCCATTGGTTTTTTCAGACTTGACATTCCGCCTTACTTCTAGGGACACGCGCCACCATAGTCTCGaagtttgcattttttatttcttctaaagTTGAAAATTGGGATCTACAACTTTTCAAGCTGTAATTCACTATTTTCTCATGTATCTtttacattttatgttatttcatttgttttaggttaaaaataaaatacatagtCTCTTGAATTTTTGTACATAGAGTGTGTCCTATACTCCGTCTTAGACGAAGTGTGGGGTTGTTTAATTCTTTCTTAGGACAAAATGTGGGGTTTGTTAGATCTGTCTTAGAACAAAGTGATGTCTCTCAAACGGTTTGTCTATAGAGAGTTATAGCAATGGATTAGACCATATcagtcacaaagaaatttgtgtattGGAGAGCCTTAAAAGCAGTAGTTGACTTGTATTTTGTATGTCATAGGTCAAAGTTGTAATATCCCGTTATGAATTAATGGAGTTTGTTCTActaacttaaaacaaaaaaaaaaaaagaaaaaagaaaagaaaagagattaGTCTGAAATTTAACTTCTTCCCAAAATATGTTGTGGTCAATTAGTAAGCCAACGAAGGGTGCTTAAAGTTTCATAACATGCAGGAGCAACCACAGTAAATATGAAAGACAGTACTCCTAGGCTTTCCATACAAAGCCATGGAGGAGCCTAGCAATGTCATCTAATATAGAAAGAATGGAGGACGAGAATCCAATATTAGAAACACAGAAACGGCCTCTCTGAACTCTCCATCCTCCTCTAACCTTCATATCAAGAACCAAGAAAAATCCATCCGGCCTGATCTTCCATCACAAAATGGGGAGGCGAAAGATAGAGATGGCTATGGTGAAGGACGGCAGCTCCAGGCAGGTAACCTTCTCCAAGCGCCGAAACGGCGTTTTTAAGAAAGCGAACGAGCTCGCTACTTTATGCGGTGCAGAAGTAGCCGTAGTTGCTTTCTCTCCGGGTGGAAAGCCATTCTCCTTCGGCCAACCTAGCGTTGGGGCTGTTTCAGACCGGTTCCTCCATCGGGACCAAAGAAAACCCAATCATGGTAAAACTGTTGTTGGTTCTTCCAAGGATGGTGCCAAGGTGAGCATCCTTACTCAGCAACTTAATGAGCTGCTTAAGCAGTTGTATGATGAGAAAAAAAGGGGAGAGATGCTTGAGAAAGCGAAGGAGAAAAGCGGATACAAAGCACCGATCATCAATGAGATGGGTTTGCAGGAACTTGGAGAATTGAAGGGATCGCTGGAGAGGCTTAGGGAAGATATAAAAGCACGAGTCAATGAGATGGAGGCATCATCTTCGTTGCTGCTCCTGGCAAAGAAACCTGTCCATGAATCTGAAAGGCCAGTTGCTAAAAAAGTTGCCAAGTCTTATATTTGATGCAGATAATTTAGATTATGGCTCTTTCATAGGACTTTCCAAATGTGTGCTCAaatagtatttatattttttattgccTAAATTAATACCCAATGATCAATGGAAGAACGTTTGCTATGTCGTTACTGTACTCATGTTTTCCATTTAgcttttaatacatatatatatagttactcttcagatttgtatataaaattaattaaataggttCGTATGCCCGATCACATCACGGATACACACATGCATctaagagcactagcattggctTGGTCAAatgcatattcaaaatttagtcaatattacatttttttacatttgcctattcaatttaaattaaatcctcatattggattaaccatttactctctataaaataataaaatattattaaattaataatttatttatttaatttatttgtatcacattttataattctactaatttaatattaataataattatattctaattaaattaatattaaaaaaattatattttcaatagtcatttaatactaataaccaaaaattgagattaaacttatttaaatttctatctaaatttattattcactaaccaaatatctaaTATTCTATCTAAATATTCACTAACCATATTTTCAAtagagtgagaaattattattttaacttttagtgTATCAATTTGGTTCtttatattttactaattaCTATAGcataaattcaaattattttaaagatgcCCAATTTAATATAAGATCTTTTTAGtacaacttatctaaattttgatcaattttcaactttatccAAATTAATGCTAGTGCTCT from Juglans regia cultivar Chandler chromosome 4, Walnut 2.0, whole genome shotgun sequence encodes:
- the LOC108990212 gene encoding agamous-like MADS-box protein AGL29, with amino-acid sequence MGRRKIEMAMVKDGSSRQVTFSKRRNGVFKKANELATLCGAEVAVVAFSPGGKPFSFGQPSVGAVSDRFLHRDQRKPNHGKTVVGSSKDGAKVSILTQQLNELLKQLYDEKKRGEMLEKAKEKSGYKAPIINEMGLQELGELKGSLERLREDIKARVNEMEASSSLLLLAKKPVHESERPVAKKVAKSYI